ATGACTtcaaatgcatttgtaaaaacaaacaggaaacatgtttacagtaaatacacTGATAGGAAGGGTTTCCAAACTCACTAGCACAACTTTTCCGGTCATTATAAGGAAAAGTCACTCTCCAGAGCACATTTACAAAGACAGATTTTAatccaattaaatattttatagtttccATGATTAAACTTCCATGTTTTTTTCAAAGCCTAGAAATGGCAATGTACTCGTTCCAGGTTTTCAACACTGGGAGGCCTGTATAATGGAAACGGTGTTACTTTAGTCATGTTTGGGTTTCGACAAATTTAGttaatatttagttatattttcaaaaattttcaatttaaaataaattttgtccAAAACTGCCCATCATTTCAGCAGGAGGTGAAACTAATCTAAAACCTTTAGATGAAattttgccttggcaactaactgaaataaaagttaaaataccaaaattattaaaactaaaactgaaataaaaataaatcaaagctaaacagaaatatacataaaaaaggcaaaagagcagaaaaactgaaatataaatattagatgaaaaactttaaaaactcaagtaaaactgagaaatgttgccttgccaACAACCTGAACTAAAAGAAgcttaagtactaaaattactaaaacttaaactaaatataataaactaaatgtataaaaaaccaaaatgaataaaaatggcaaaaagcacataaaattactgaaaCAAAATTGAAagctaaaaatatgaaaataaatactaactcaaaatatgaataattactATGAAAACCTATAGACTGAAAAAAACACTGGTGaatggaaattaataaaatgactaaaatgcaactaaaatttacatttttaaacaaatgtggtgttgtgtatattatataaggCTCAATCATTGATTAACAAATGTGCGTGTTTATTTTAGCACTTCAGTCAGTGAACACTCAGCCtgtaaaacactaaaataaatatcaaagaaataatacagttaaataCACTTTGTCTACCTCACGCGAGCGGTGCGGCCCGGcgagaacccattataatcagtgatgctgtctacactagATGCGGCGCGATACGACACGACAAATCCCTCACAGTAAACTGCCTTGTCCTATTTATGactactgacacaaagttcaaatgtccTGTAGACAGACTCGACCTGTTGTGCCGCGACGCGGCGTCCGGTTTAGACACGGTTCACTGTTCCCCCACCAAGCAAGCGGGCGCGTTAACTCCACATCCGCACGCGCTCTCTGTGGAATAGGAATCGCGGCGTATGTTGCCACATTTCTTGTTAGCATCTTCCATTTACCGCTGTCTCGTTCGTATTTGACCAGTTTGGAGAAAGCCTCACCAATACAAACCTGACCAGCCGGGCGTTTGTGGTCACGTGAACTTGAAGACACTTGTACAAACACGGATGGGTGGCATGAATGGAAATTATTCCAGGTGGGTTTCCCAACAAGGTCCATCGCtcatcacaaaataaatttgctgAATGcagaataaactgtattttccagCACTCAAACCTGCCAGTCTAAAGGAAATGCCGTGCATGGCGTTTAAGGTAATTTGTGAATTAGCATCGATTTAtagtctaaataaaataatctgcaACTGTTACTATTATTAAACTTGTATACAAAACTTTGTATTACGCTTGTTATAGAGTGTGTGACGTCACGTGCACTACCGCCGGTGGCAATAGACAACCACGGTGACAACCGACCACCGCAGTGATGCGGTTGTCACGGCGACCATCACAGCCCTACTTCTGTGCAAACTCAAATCGAGCGCGTCTCACTTTAGCGTTCTCCTCCTGCCACTTGTTCTTGGTCTCGTCCAGCATGCTCTCCAGTTTGGCTCTCTGCTGCTCCATCTCACCGAGTCGCTCCTGACCGTCCCGTTTCTGGTGCTCCAAATCCTGAAGGCCCACGTTTTCATGCTCCAGGTCTCTCTGCACCACCTGCAAACAATCAGCATTTCAATTAAGTAAATTTGGACTTTTAAGACACTTTTACAGTGTCTTGAGCctccttttttctttaaatgcatggaaaagagcagtgtgAACATTTCATGTTTCACGCTCTCTTTCTTCTCACATAACATAATAAACTCAAATCAGTATTTAATTTCCATGTTTTTGTTTGGCTCTGTAACAAGTGGGACAAAGCACAGACCAGCCTCACCTGCACTTCACTATTCCTCTGTCGCAGAGCTTCCTCTTTCTGCCTGATTTCTGTCTCCAATATGTGTTTCTCACTATGCaccaaaaaaaattcaaatgagcAAAAAGCAAAGAGAGCAAAATAAGTAAGCAGAGAAATGCCAGTTGTATGGTTATGTGTAGCGTATAATTCTCCATGCACAAACTCTCTGACCTCTGCAGCTGGGAGATTTCTTGGTTGATGTCATCAAGATCCTTGATTCCCGTCAGCTCAACCAACCCAACAGAACTGCTGCTGTCCTGGAAATATCATGTTATGTAAGAGACAGTCACACTCTGTCATCTACAGTACATGTGGATAATTATGCAGTACACAGAGATGAGCACTAGATGGCGTTCTCATCGCCTGAACATAAAGACAACATACTGTACAAGCAAAACTGACTATTTACATTCTTATTGCAAATTatctttaaagaaaataaatttttattcaacatcataaaactgaataaaaacaaagcaaaaactaATTTGATACACATtctttatttgtaatttcataGATGCAGAGTTTAGAAATCTTGTTCAATCTTAtgcagaaataatttttttaaatcgaatttaagaaaaattcgagttattattttagttttttttttttttatcgttacagttttttattaatattctgatttagatcatttaaattttagctacatgtttagtaattttgttatgtgcttttgtcttttttaatttttctaaatattaatatttaggcttaataattttttatttgaattttggttttaggtttcaTTATAtttccagttagtaattttggtgcacaaattaaactaaaattagaaaaacaaaTTCCATCTAATATCTACTTTCTCACCGCCTGAACATAAAGACACAATCTTCACGcatcatgaaatcaaaacagacTATTTGCATTCTTActgcaaattattttttaagaaaataaatatttgctttcATAATTTTTCCATCATCCTGGAATATGAACATGGATATGTCTTCCAACATAGTTGTTTGAGAAACAAAAAGCTACTCGCTGCATGAGTTAGGTTTAAAAGAATTGTTCCCAAACATATAACATGCAAGAAACACACTAATCACTGCAATAATGATCCAATGCTAGACTCTTTTTGCTTATTTAAATCCAAATGGCGACTTTTTTAGCCAGGCAgtgtattttaaattcattttacaaGTTTTACAAATAAGATTGTCACTGTTCACATTTATTTAGAGAATATTTATTCTCTCAGTGGTTCACGCAGGATCTCGATAGCAGCTTCCGCACACAGTAACACGTCACAGATGTGTCAGACTCACTCTGCTCAGACTGGTCAACGGGGTCAACTCAAATGTGACTGATGGTGTGAATCCCGAGACAATCTGGAGAAGAAAAACAAGAGAACGGCAGACTGACATATCAGAAATATCAGACATGTTCATGTGTATTTAAATCAGGTGCACATGacttcggtaacactttattttacagtgtccttgttacacgttacaagtatttattatagtaataccagtaaattaagcataattaaatgcaactaaccctaaaccaaaccctaatcctaaccatgtacagtaagtacatgttaattaatattacttggTACTTAACTGTATAATTACAATGTAacacaatacattaaaataaagataaatactgtaattaacACATTGCTCATTTTTAGCATTAACTAACATCAAAGGGATaattggtaaccaaacagttatcGGTAGCCACTGTAGCCTTAGtatagagaagaagaaaaaaaaatgatggtaTTCAATGGCTACTCTCAGCTGTTTGTTTACcaactttctttaaaatatcttcttttgtgttcaacagaagaaagaaactccaGGTTTGGggacaacttgagggtgagcaaatgatgacagaattttcatttttgggtgaattatccttTTAAATAATGAGACCTTATTGTAATGGGTTACCACAATATGATGATAAATGAGGAGCCCTTAAGGCTAAAGCGATCCTGATTTTGATTGTGACAGGACGCATGTCATGCATGTGCGTTTTGTCCTCTCACCGGAGTGCTGGCGGCTCCACTCTCTGACAGTGGTATCATCTCAGGGGTCAGACTCTGAGGAGGATCCACTCCTTTCACCTTCTCCTGAATCAGGTGCATCGCCAGACAGAACTGCTCTTTGGTGAGTTTGCCTGTACGCTGAGTGTCCGCCAGCGACCTGCAGaccaaaacaacagaaaacTTTGTGAACCTAAGTATGAAAGGAGGAGAATGTGAAACATAACAAATCCTGCAGCATGGAAAGTTGATTTGGCAAAcacaaaaatagttttaaaaaggCTGTGGGTGAGACTGAGAATGAGATTGCATTTGACTGTTTAATCCAAATTTGATGGTCTCACCATATGTGTGCCAGCACGCTCTGAGGCAGCCGAGAGTTCATGAAGATACCCATCACTTCAACCCCTCCAACCATCCCATCAAAATCAGAGTCTGCCAGTTCAAAGATCTCCTCGTACTGCTCTCTGTCTTCCAACGGCACCACCCAGTGATCAGAGGTCGCTTGCTAAGACAAATACAGGGGACGTTTGGAATAGCACAGGGCTATATAATTTTTGCAATGTGTATACTACGTGCATTGTGTGAATTTTCTATATGCCTCAGCCCAAATTTGCAGTTTACAACCAGAGGACACTGTCTGAGATACTATATTGCACAATGCAATGTCTCTAGGGTGTATTCAGGTCATGTTGGAAAGATCATATTTATGCACATGAATGCACGTAAGCCAATAAGTTGGAGGAATGTGAGAAAACATGTTGGATGCAATGGATGCATCAAATGTATTAatagtaattttgttaaaatgaatgaaatagttttttttttgttttgttttttacaattaAACTAAATCTAAGTTGCATGTACAAAATAGCGTAGTATTGTACAGTTTCAATAGAATATAAAACAACTGAATTTACAGCaccttcataaattaaataaaaacagatgcaCATTATTTGGTAATCTATAGAGGTAGAGTTTAAAAGTTTTATGCAAAAATGGTACATGCAGAAATCATTTGTGCagtgtaattttagtattatttatatgctgactttttaaattcatattttaaattagatttttattaaattagatactttcagttttcatttttattttatttaaatttttagtcatttttttatgtgttattattattattgttattttttattaattactatatatgtttaatttattttaattttagtttcagttcagttttagtttttatttattttatttccagttaTCCAGTTATTCCAGTAATTTTGGTGCTTGaagttaaactaaactaaaactagaaatgtttttcatctaatattcatattttattttagctttactTTTTGATATTTACTCTGATATTGAGTATTATGATTCCTCTGGTTGCTTTTTATATGTTCATGCAGTACACTAATATTCCTTTCAGAACGCATGCATGCTTGCGCACAAATGCCAAAAACTTCACAGTCCACAAACCTCAAATGGTTCAATTTCTTTTGCTATCTGGCTGCTCATGAAGTTTACAATGAAAGGGTCTTGTACAGGTTTAGTTATTGAgtaactaataatgaactgtgTTACTTGCTCAAAGAACTGTAGGCTTCCAAACAATGTAGAAAATTGTGCACAAACAAACTTTcccttttaaaggggtcattggatgcccattttccacaagttcatatgattctttagggtctataacatactttgaaaagtctataacatactttgcttaaaatttctcaatggtagtgtaaaacaacaccatttttaccctgtcaaaaacagctctgcacacagcaagccgttttagtgcatgtttctttaaatgctaatgagctctggtcactccgcccctctcttccgtggggtgacgagccgttctcatgagactgtttactttagccacggaacattattaggaaaggcgatttgcaaagattcataaaagaaccttatactcacttcttctgtaggtgaggctggatcatGAGTGATTCACGTGAACAtaaacgcatttaggtagatcgggggcacattctcttcaaaaaaaaaaggtaatccACTGTATCTTCTAGGGCTGGGACAATAAATCAATGCAGAATCGATTCCTGGATCAATTCTGAGATTTTCTGAATGCATCGCGATTCCTCTGGAATCGATTCGGAgcatagattttaatagcagatGGCACTGTAATCTATTTTTTATCCACACattcaaatgctcatgaagaagAGCGCTTGTGTGTTCGGCTGAGTCTGTAATTTCACCTCGACTCAGAATGTTTTTATGACAcgagattaatgtaaacacagcgCACTGTGAACACCCTTGTAATTCGCTTCAACCTTTTCGAATtgtatgaatgattattttaggttcaagTATGTGTAAGGATTTGGAAACAAGCAGAGTACGActgtttctaaagcatgcagcgccatctgctgttcaaAATTAAGCTCAGAATTGATTCCAGATGAATCGCGATGCATATGGAAAATCTCAGAATCGATCCAGGAAGCGATTTTACATCGATTTATCGCCCCAGCCCTacgtcttcagcagctcagatgtcaggagtaaatgacgactgctatgttctgatgacagctcactcagggcgtgtctaaggtaaaacgctggtgtcaatcaacaatcgtgttATGTCACACAGCCAAGAAGCTGAGAACGGATTGATTTGAGGAAAGGGGTTATTtatagggattttttttttaaaaagtggatttttgtcattatagggtggatgtgtgcaaacactgccaacacacatttttgttcaaacaacatgtaaaagtgaattttttaaaatctgtgaATTATTTTGTAGGCAACTCTGTAAACATGAGAACTAGAGCTCCAGGAGCTGATAAGAATGTGGTTGGACCGGTATTATGAGTGTTAGATCAAGATCGACAGGTTTACATGCAGCACGACGGCTCTGGTgttcacctgtgtgtgtgtttgaggctGCGGTGGTGTCGGGGTGGAGCGCTTGAACGAGTTCGACGGAGACAGATTTGTGCTGCTACCCAGAGGACTCTTGGAAAGCACCGGCGTGGGCCGCAGGTTCTCCTTCAGGAGGAACGGACTAGAGGGAAGAACAGGAACGGATCCCGGAAGAGCGCCCGCGATCTTCTTCCGCTTGGATGGAGGAATGAGAGAGGTGGGGAGGGAGGATGGCATAGGCTCCTTCTCTCTGGCTGCATAAACCAGGTGCATCACCTGCAAAAAGCAAATGATGTGACTCGCTTTCCTAAAGTCGAAAAATTGAGCATTGGAATTTCTCTTTCTGATTTTTCAGCAACTGGCCTGTTTCCTCCTGTCACTGATGATAACATCCACAAATCCACTTACTCTTGAATCTATTTTGTGTTATATATTACACATTGGACAGTGtgaataatactaaaaattaaaagtaaaaagacACATGATTGCACCTGGATCACATACACCGTAAGACGACACACGCTGTACTTCAATCCTTAGTGTTAGAGGTTTGATCACATCACTACTAATAAACAACATGGTATTTTGTTTGATGCATTAATTGGCTTACCACTGAAAACTCTTCTTTATCCAAGTGTCCATCTTTGTCAATGTCACTGAGATCCCAAATCTACAAGACAGAGATAGAGAAGtcgaaaaaacatttatgtaatCATGATGAAGTTCATTTATGAATATACTAAAGATCTAAACTATAATATAAAGTACGTCAAATATTAGCaatattaaacatgtttaatattCTGCATCAGTCTGAATTGGtcacttttgtaacattataatactACACTTATTATATTACCTCTGATACCTCAAATTCTTTACTGataaaagaactgcatttatttgatcaaaaacaaaacaaaaacaataattttgaaaattattatttcaatttaaaataagtgtttgcTATTATAtagtcaaatgtaatttatttctgtgatcaaagctgtattttcagcatcattgctccagtcttcagtgtcacatgatccttcagaaatcattctaatatactgatatataataaacatttctgattattatcaatgttgaaaacagttgtgctgcccaatatttttgtggaaactgtgatacattttatttttctggattttctgATGAATAGTAAGTtcaaaaaacttgaaaaataaatatttataacattattagccttacttttttatttttgcaaaatttaatgcaaaataaaagtaacaaaGAATATCAGGAAAATATCAGTAAAAACTAAGTGGCTATTTGTCTATATCAGTGAAAGCTGTATATCTATAAAGTAAAACAGATAATCACCTTTCCAAGCACATCGAGAGGCAGGTTTGAGTTCATTAGGACTGGTTTCACTTTATCACCTGACAGCAGCCCACCAATCGGAGACAGACTCTCAAATATCCCATCATACTTGGCTTTATCTTCCGGCTGGTGAAGCCAAACACAATGAAAAAGAGACAATCACTGTGTGATGAACAAATCTGaaactatttaaataagtttttcattacaaatctgATTTTATTCCAGTAATTCTGTACCTTTATTATCCAGCTGGAATCAGCAGCAGAGGTTGTGATGTTCAGGGACGGGCTGCCGCCATCTCTCTGAAAAAACACAAGGCATCGCggatatttacatgtatttgatTTAACAGATGCTTTAAACCCAAACAACTTACAAATCAGCATGCAAACACAAGCGATTAACTGTCAACATCAGCTACCGTACTCAACAGGATGACAGTAAGATATTTGACACATACTAGAGTTATTT
This portion of the Onychostoma macrolepis isolate SWU-2019 chromosome 02, ASM1243209v1, whole genome shotgun sequence genome encodes:
- the eps15l1b gene encoding epidermal growth factor receptor substrate 15-like 1 isoform X5, whose amino-acid sequence is MAALTPLSQLSSGNPTYESFYRQVDPGNTGKVGAAEAAQFLKKSGLSDSTLGQIWDLSDPERKGYLDKKGFFTALRLVASAQGGSDVSLNSLSQNISAPIPKFRDGGSPSLNITTSAADSSWIIKPEDKAKYDGIFESLSPIGGLLSGDKVKPVLMNSNLPLDVLGKIWDLSDIDKDGHLDKEEFSVVMHLVYAAREKEPMPSSLPTSLIPPSKRKKIAGALPGSVPVLPSSPFLLKENLRPTPVLSKSPLGSSTNLSPSNSFKRSTPTPPQPQTHTQQATSDHWVVPLEDREQYEEIFELADSDFDGMVGGVEVMGIFMNSRLPQSVLAHIWSLADTQRTGKLTKEQFCLAMHLIQEKVKGVDPPQSLTPEMIPLSESGAASTPIVSGFTPSVTFELTPLTSLSRDSSSSVGLVELTGIKDLDDINQEISQLQSEKHILETEIRQKEEALRQRNSEVQVVQRDLEHENVGLQDLEHQKRDGQERLGEMEQQRAKLESMLDETKNKWQEENAKITSLQTQILSQESDVQMQEKEVSRTKTDLYCLEQEEERLEEGLHAGKAKLDSILKLLKTSQDEMDQTRSELREIQEVQRELNKTIERYSKALNDNTTSLAELDQLIAEESSTADAKEDSLVKSRMAMFNSSGSQGLNADPFQSEDPFKSDPFHKADPFGGDPFKQKDPFKDPFANSDPFGESSSSQLKASPFSRRISQTSMSPKPKDSDPFAASDPFGKDSFGGKGGFADFSQMSKSSEPQSRKPTYPLPPPKKPGPQRPAPPPYDFQFSIMQYCVAMNSDQSSRRRAIFCITTNLQ
- the eps15l1b gene encoding epidermal growth factor receptor substrate 15-like 1 isoform X3 gives rise to the protein MAALTPLSQLSSGNPTYESFYRQVDPGNTGKVGAAEAAQFLKKSGLSDSTLGQIWDLSDPERKGYLDKKGFFTALRLVASAQGGSDVSLNSLSQNISAPIPKFRDGGSPSLNITTSAADSSWIIKPEDKAKYDGIFESLSPIGGLLSGDKVKPVLMNSNLPLDVLGKIWDLSDIDKDGHLDKEEFSVVMHLVYAAREKEPMPSSLPTSLIPPSKRKKIAGALPGSVPVLPSSPFLLKENLRPTPVLSKSPLGSSTNLSPSNSFKRSTPTPPQPQTHTQQATSDHWVVPLEDREQYEEIFELADSDFDGMVGGVEVMGIFMNSRLPQSVLAHIWSLADTQRTGKLTKEQFCLAMHLIQEKVKGVDPPQSLTPEMIPLSESGAASTPIVSGFTPSVTFELTPLTSLSRDSSSSVGLVELTGIKDLDDINQEISQLQSEKHILETEIRQKEEALRQRNSEVQVVQRDLEHENVGLQDLEHQKRDGQERLGEMEQQRAKLESMLDETKNKWQEENAKITSLQTQILSQESDVQMQEKEVSRTKTDLYCLEQEEERLEEGLHAGKAKLDSILKLLKTSQDEMDQTRSELREIQEVQRELNKTIERYSKALNDNTTSLAELDQLIAEESSTADAKEDSLVKSRMAMFNSSGSQGLNADPFQSEDPFKSDPFHKADPFGGDPFKQKDPFKDPFANSDPFGESSSSQLKASPFSRRISQTSMSPKPKDSDPFAASDPFGKDSFGGKGGFADFSQMSKSSEPQSRKPTYPLPPPKKPGPQRPAPPPYDGQSDSSRRWRRCVCLRFFSGTSDTEASAFGHSSSKL
- the eps15l1b gene encoding epidermal growth factor receptor substrate 15-like 1 isoform X6; translated protein: MAALTPLSQLSSGNPTYESFYRQVDPGNTGKVGAAEAAQFLKKSGLSDSTLGQIWDLSDPERKGYLDKKGFFTALRLVASAQGGSDVSLNSLSQNISAPIPKFRDGGSPSLNITTSAADSSWIIKPEDKAKYDGIFESLSPIGGLLSGDKVKPVLMNSNLPLDVLGKIWDLSDIDKDGHLDKEEFSVVMHLVYAAREKEPMPSSLPTSLIPPSKRKKIAGALPGSVPVLPSSPFLLKENLRPTPVLSKSPLGSSTNLSPSNSFKRSTPTPPQPQTHTQQATSDHWVVPLEDREQYEEIFELADSDFDGMVGGVEVMGIFMNSRLPQSVLAHIWSLADTQRTGKLTKEQFCLAMHLIQEKVKGVDPPQSLTPEMIPLSESGAASTPIVSGFTPSVTFELTPLTSLSRDSSSSVGLVELTGIKDLDDINQEISQLQSEKHILETEIRQKEEALRQRNSEVQVVQRDLEHENVGLQDLEHQKRDGQERLGEMEQQRAKLESMLDETKNKWQEENAKITSLQTQILSQESDVQMQEKEVSRTKTDLYCLEQEEERLEEGLHAGKAKLDSILKLLKTSQDEMDQTRSELREIQEVQRELNKTIERYSKALNDNTTSLAELDQLIAEESSTADAKEDSLVKSRMAMFNSSGSQGLNADPFQSEDPFKSDPFHKADPFGGDPFKQKDPFKDPFANSDPFGESSSSQLKASPFSRRISQTSMSPKPKDSDPFAASDPFGKDSFGGKGGFADFSQMSKSSEPQSRKPTYPLPPPKKPGPQRPAPPPYARK